DNA sequence from the Bradyrhizobium sp. CIAT3101 genome:
GCGATGCGCTTGGTCCGGCTCTCATCGGCATAGAGCACGATGTCGTCGCCTTGCGCGTTCGCCGGCCAGAAGCCGACGGTGGCGCGCGCCCGGAACCACTTTTCCTTGACGATGGTGTCGAGCATCTTGCGCGCATCGTCATAGAGCGAGCGCGCGACTTCGCCGACCTTGTCGTCCTTGAGGATCGCGGGGAAGCGACCGGCGAGCTCCCAGGTCTGGAAGAACGGCGTCCAGTCGATATAGGGCACGAGCTCGGCGAGGTCGTAGTCGTCGAAGCTCTTGATGCCGAGGAAGGTCGGCTTCACCGGCTTGTTCGCCGCGAAGTCGACCGGCACGCGGTTCTTGCGGGCGTCGGCGAGTTTCAGCCGCTTCTTGTCAGCCTGCGCGCGCAGATGCGCGTCCGAAATCTTTGCGTATTCGGCACGCACCTCGGCGGCATAGGCTTCGCGCCTCTCAGGCGAGAGTAGCGAGGACGCGACGCCGACGGCGCGGCTGGCGTCGTTGACATGCACGACGGGACCGGCCCGATAGCTCGGGTCGATTTTCACGGCCGTGTGCACGCGGCTGGTGGTGGCGCCGCCGATCAGCAGCGGCAGCTTCAACCCTTCGCGCTGCAATTCGCCGGCGAAGAACGCCATCTCGTCGAGCGAGGGCGTGATCAGGCCCGACAGCCCGACGATGTCGGCCTTCTCCGCCTTCACCGTCTCGACGATCTTGGCGGCCGGCACCATCACGCCGAGGTCGATGACCTCGTAATTGTTGCACTGGAGCACGATGCCGACGATGTTCTTGCCGATGTCGTGGACGTCGCCCTTGACGGTCGCGAGCACGATCTTGCCGGCCGACGAATTGGCGCCGCTCTCGACGCCGTTCGCAGCGTTGCGCGCCTTTTCCTCTTCCATGAACGGCATCAGCCAGGCCACGGCCTGCTTCATCACGCGGGCGGACTTCACCACCTGCGGCAGGAACATCTTGCCGTCGCCGAAGAGGTCGCCGACCACGTTCATGCCGGCCATCAACGGACCTTCGATCACGTCGAGCGGGCGCGAGGAGTTCTTGCGGGCCTCCTCGGTGTCCTGCTCGATGAACTCGGTGATCCCGTGCACCAGCGAATGCGACAGCCGTTTCTCCACCGGCCATTCGCGCCAGGCCAGATCGGCTTCCTTGCTTTCGGTCTTCTTGCCGCGGAATTTCTCCGCGAGCGCCAGCAAGCGTTCGGAGGCGCCCGCGTCGCGATTGAGGACGACGTCCTCGCAAGTTTGGCGCAGCTCGGGATCGATGTCGTCATAGACGATCATCTGTCCGGCATTGACGATGCCCATGTCCATACCGGCCTTGATGGCGTGATACAGGAACACCGAATGCATGGCCTCGCGCACCGGCTCGTTGCCGCGGAACGAGAACGACAGGTTCGACACGCCGCCCGAGATGTGCGCACCCGGCAGGTTCTGGCGGATCCAGCGCGTCGCCTCGATGAAGTCGACGCCGTAATTGTTGTGTTCCTCGATGCCGGTCGCGATCGCAAAAATGTTCGGATCGAAGATGATGTCTTCCGGCGGGAAGCCGACGCGGTTCACCAGGATATCGTAGGCGCGCTTGCAGATCTCGGTCTTGCGCGCGAACGTGTCGGCCTGGCCGACCTCGTCGAACGCCATCACCACGACAGCCGCGCCGTGGCGGCGGGCGATCTTGGCTTCGTGAATGAACTTGTCCTCGCCTTCCTTCATCGAGATCGAGTTGACGACCGGCTTGCCCTGAACGCATTTCAGGCCGGCTTCGATCACCGAGAATTTCGACGAGTCGACCATCACGGGCACGCGGGCGATGTCGGGCTCGGCGGCGACGAGGTTGAGGAAGGTCACCATCGCGGCTTCCGAATCCAGAAGCCCTTCGTCCATGTTGACGTCGATGATCTGCGCGCCGTTCTCGACCTGGTCGCGCGCGACCTGCAGCGCGGCGGTGTAGTCGCCATTGGTGATCAGCTTGCGGAAGCGGGCCGAGCCCGTGACGTTGGTGCGCTCGCCGACGTTGACGAAGGGGATGGCATCCGTCAGCACGAACGGCTCGAGCCCGGAGAGGCGCAGCTTTGGTTCGATCTCCGGCACGCTACGCGGCTTGTGCGGGGCAACGGCCGCGGCGATCGCCGCGATGTGGTCCGGCGTGGTGCCGCAGCAGCCGCCGACGATGTTGACGAGGCCGGACGCAGCAAACTCGCCGACGAGACGCGCCATGTACTCCGGCGTCTCGTCATACTGGCCGAATTCGTTCGGCAGGCCGGCGTTGGGATAGGCGCAGACCAGCGTGTCGGCGACGCGGCCGATATCGGCGATATGCGCACGCAGGTCTTCGGCGCCGAGCGCGCAGTTGAAGCCTATGGTGACGGGCTTTGCGTGCCGCACCGAATTCCAGAACGCCTCCGGCATCTGGCCCGAGAGCAGGCGGCCGGATTTGTCGGTGATGGTGCCCGACACCATCACGGGCATGTCGATGCCGAGCTCTTCGGTGATCTCGGCGATCGCATAGAGCGCGGCCTTGGCGTTCAGCGTATCGAAGATGGTCTCGACCAGCAGCAGGTCGACGCCGCCGTCGATCAGGCCGCGGATCTGCTCGCCATAGGACTTGCGCAGATCGTCGAAGGTGACGGCGCGGTAGCCGGGATTGGCGACGTCAGGCGAGATCGAGGCGGTGCGGTTGGTCGGGCCGATGGCGCCGGCAACGAAGCGCAGCTTGCCGTCTTCGGCGGCGACGCGTTTTGCGGCGTTGCCGGCGAGGCGGGCGCCTTCGCGCGCCATTTCATACACGATGTCGGTGAGGTCGTAATCGGCCTGCGCAATCGAGGTCGTCGAGAAGGTGTTGGTGGCGACGATGTCGGCGCCGGCGCGCAAATAGGCGGCGTGGATGTCCTCGATCGCCTGCGGCTGGGTCAGGATCAGGAGATCGTTGTTGCCGCGCAGGTCGCGATGGAAGTTCTTGAAGCGCTCGCCGCGGAAAGCCGCCTCGTCGAACTGGAGGTTCTGGATCATCGTGCCCATGGCGCCGTCGAGCACGAGGATGCGCTCGCGCGCGGCGTTGATGAGGGCGGTTCGCTTGGGCGAAATGGATACGGTCATGATGTCTTAAGCCGCCTTCTGCGCGCTCTTGGCGCGAATGCCGAGCAAATGGCTGATCGCGAACACGAGATCGGCGCGGTTCATGGTGTAGAAATGGAAGGTGTCAACGCCGTTCTTGGCGAGCTTCTGCACTTGGCCCGCCGCAACCGTCGCGGCCACCAGCTTGCGGGTCTCGGCATCGTCGTCGAGGCCCTCGAACTTCGCGGCGAACCAGTCCGGCACGGTGGTGCCGGCGCGGGTGACGAAATTGCGGGCCTGCTTGAAATTGTGCATGGGCATGATGCCCGGCACGATCGGGATGTTGATGCCGCGGGCGCGGACGCGATCGAGATAGCGGAAGTAGAGGTCGTTATCGAAGAACACCTGCGTAATCGCGCGCGTTGCACCCGCGTCGACCTTGGCCTTGAGCGTATCGATGTCAGCATCGAAGTCGCGTGCTTCGGGATGCTTCTCGGGGTAAGCCGAGACGGAGACCTCGATATCGCTGTGCCGCTTCTTGATGCCGGCGACGAGCGCGTCGGACGTCTGATAGCCGTCGGGATGGCTCGCGTAAGGCGTGCCGATTCCGCCGGCGGGATCGCCGCGCAGGCCGACGATGTGGCGGACGCCGACCTCGTGGTAGCGGTCGACGATCTCGTCGATCTCGCCGCGCGAGGCGCCGACGCAGGTCAGATGCGCGGCCGGCAGCAGCGCGGTCTCTTTGA
Encoded proteins:
- the metH gene encoding methionine synthase gives rise to the protein MTVSISPKRTALINAARERILVLDGAMGTMIQNLQFDEAAFRGERFKNFHRDLRGNNDLLILTQPQAIEDIHAAYLRAGADIVATNTFSTTSIAQADYDLTDIVYEMAREGARLAGNAAKRVAAEDGKLRFVAGAIGPTNRTASISPDVANPGYRAVTFDDLRKSYGEQIRGLIDGGVDLLLVETIFDTLNAKAALYAIAEITEELGIDMPVMVSGTITDKSGRLLSGQMPEAFWNSVRHAKPVTIGFNCALGAEDLRAHIADIGRVADTLVCAYPNAGLPNEFGQYDETPEYMARLVGEFAASGLVNIVGGCCGTTPDHIAAIAAAVAPHKPRSVPEIEPKLRLSGLEPFVLTDAIPFVNVGERTNVTGSARFRKLITNGDYTAALQVARDQVENGAQIIDVNMDEGLLDSEAAMVTFLNLVAAEPDIARVPVMVDSSKFSVIEAGLKCVQGKPVVNSISMKEGEDKFIHEAKIARRHGAAVVVMAFDEVGQADTFARKTEICKRAYDILVNRVGFPPEDIIFDPNIFAIATGIEEHNNYGVDFIEATRWIRQNLPGAHISGGVSNLSFSFRGNEPVREAMHSVFLYHAIKAGMDMGIVNAGQMIVYDDIDPELRQTCEDVVLNRDAGASERLLALAEKFRGKKTESKEADLAWREWPVEKRLSHSLVHGITEFIEQDTEEARKNSSRPLDVIEGPLMAGMNVVGDLFGDGKMFLPQVVKSARVMKQAVAWLMPFMEEEKARNAANGVESGANSSAGKIVLATVKGDVHDIGKNIVGIVLQCNNYEVIDLGVMVPAAKIVETVKAEKADIVGLSGLITPSLDEMAFFAGELQREGLKLPLLIGGATTSRVHTAVKIDPSYRAGPVVHVNDASRAVGVASSLLSPERREAYAAEVRAEYAKISDAHLRAQADKKRLKLADARKNRVPVDFAANKPVKPTFLGIKSFDDYDLAELVPYIDWTPFFQTWELAGRFPAILKDDKVGEVARSLYDDARKMLDTIVKEKWFRARATVGFWPANAQGDDIVLYADESRTKRIATLHTLRQQLEKREGRFNAALSDFIAPAGVPDYVGGFVVTAGIGEDAVADRFKMANDDYSSILCKALADRLAEAFAERMHARVRREFWAYAPDEALSNDELILEKYQGIRPAPGYPAQPDHTEKATLFELLDAEATAGVKLTESFAMWPGSSVSGLYFANPESYYFGVGKIERDQVEDYAARKGMSVAETERWLAPVLNYIPSQQDADKAFAATPANDETSKDLASHPPGCNCAVHLVWQKKRAGAG
- the metF gene encoding methylenetetrahydrofolate reductase [NAD(P)H], which produces MTDLTTPAHPDGHLTAKRPAISFEFFPPKTEDMERNLWETINRLAPLDPKFVSVTYGAGGSTRERTHSTIARILKETALLPAAHLTCVGASRGEIDEIVDRYHEVGVRHIVGLRGDPAGGIGTPYASHPDGYQTSDALVAGIKKRHSDIEVSVSAYPEKHPEARDFDADIDTLKAKVDAGATRAITQVFFDNDLYFRYLDRVRARGINIPIVPGIMPMHNFKQARNFVTRAGTTVPDWFAAKFEGLDDDAETRKLVAATVAAGQVQKLAKNGVDTFHFYTMNRADLVFAISHLLGIRAKSAQKAA